In the genome of Raphanus sativus cultivar WK10039 chromosome 4, ASM80110v3, whole genome shotgun sequence, one region contains:
- the LOC130511647 gene encoding subtilisin-like protease SBT3.13 (The sequence of the model RefSeq protein was modified relative to this genomic sequence to represent the inferred CDS: added 24 bases not found in genome assembly): MATPVVSGIIALLKSLHPNWSPAAVRSALVTTAWRTSPSGEPIFAEGSNKKLADPFDYGGGLVNPERASKPGLVYDMGIQDYIDYMCSAGYNDSSISGMVGKKSTKCPTPKPSILDINLPSITIPNLEKEVTLRRTVTNVGPIKSVYKAVIESPFGISLTVNPTTLVFSSEDKKVLSFTVKAKTSHKVNTGYLFGSLTWTDGVHDVKIPVSVQTKIKIKA, encoded by the exons ATCATAGCTCTTCTCAAGTCTCTACATCCTAACTGGTCTCCTGCTGCAGTTAGATCAGCTTTGGTCACAACAG CTTGGAGGACAAGTCCATCTGGAGAGCCCATTTTTGCTGAAGGATCAAACAAGAAGCTTGCAGATCCATTTGACTATGGAGGAGGTCTTGTAAACCCTGAAAGAGCTTCAAAACCAGGACTTGTCTACGATATGGGGATTCAAGATTACATCGACTATATGTGTTCTGCTGGTTATAATGATTCCTCAATTTCTGGAATGGTCGGTAAAAAAAGTACTAAATGTCCAACTCCTAAGCCATCAATTCTTGATATCAACTTACCTTCAATCACAATCCCAAACCTTGAGAAAGAAGTCACACTCAGAAGAACTGTGACCAATGTTGGACCCATCAAGTCAGTCTACAAAGCTGTAATAGAGTCTCCTTTCGGTATATCTCTCACCGTCAACCCGACCACACTCGTGTTTAGCTCTGAAGATAAGAAGGTTCTCTCTTTCACGGTGAAGGCTAAAACGAGTCATAAAGTCAACACTGGTTACTTATTTGGAAGCTTGACATGGACTGATGGTGTTCATGATGTTAAGATCCCTGTTTCTGTTCAGACAAAGATCAAGATCAAGGCTTAG
- the LOC108852947 gene encoding subtilisin-like protease SBT3.13 encodes MEKNSLQSYKLVPLLTFSLALFLTTELSLLTPARALDNNSKVYIVYLGERVHDDPELVTASHHQMLESLLQSKEDAHNSMIYSYRHGFSGFAALLTSTQANKISDHPEVIHVIPNRIHKLQTTRTWDLLGLSPTPTSFSSSSSIKGLLHDTNMGSEAIIGVMDTGIWPESKIFNDQGLGPIPERWRGKCESGEQFNATTHCNNKLIGAKYYVDGLLAEMGETFKTITVREFKSNRDALGHGTHTSTIAAGSFVANVSFYGLARGMVRGGAPRARIASYKVCWNAMQKDGTGPDGSCSIADMWKAYDDAIHDGVDVLSVSISGDLPEDTEVDKLDFVGAFHAVSKGIPVVSSASNEGPKAQTVANAAPWLLTVAATTLDRSFPTKITLGNKQTLFGESLFTGPEISAGLAYWDSESDDSVDVKGRIVLVFDFDTIYQVAKKGVAGVICVEHPDDIVDRCHAFPCIYTDYELGTDILQYIRTTRSPTARISGATTLTGLPATTKVAAFSSRGPNSVSPAILKPDIAAPGVSILAALSPLDPSGHNGFGLASGTSMSTPVVSGIIALLKSLHPDWSPAAFRSALVTTAWRTSPSGEPIFAEGSNKKLADPFDYGGGLVNPGRAAYPGLIYDMGIEDYINYMCSKGYNDSSISRVLGKKTKCPTPKPSILDINLPSITIPNLEEEVTLTRTVTNVGPIKSVYKAVIESPLGITLDVNPTTLVFSSEDKKVLSFTVKAKTSHKVNTGYFFGSLTWTDGVHDVKIPVSVQTKIMIKP; translated from the exons ATGGAGAAGAACTCTTTACAAAGTTACAAACTTGTGCCTCTATTGACATTTTCTTTGGCTCTATTTCTTACCACGGAACTAAGTCTTCTTACACCTGCAAGAGCCCTAGACAACAACAGCAAG gtTTATATAGTTTATCTTGGCGAAAGAGTACATGATGACCCCGAACTTGTTACAGCCTCTCATCATCAAATGCTTGAATCACTTCTTCAGAG CAAAGAAGACGCACATAACTCAATGATCTACAGCTATCGACATGGATTCTCCGGTTTTGCAGCACTTCTTACATCTACACAAGCAAATAAAATCTCAG ACCATCCAGAAGTAATCCATGTTATACCAAACCGGATTCACAAACTGCAAACCACAAGAACTTGGGATCTCCTTGGCCTCTCTCCAACTCcaacttctttttcttcttcatcttctataAAAGGTCTTCTTCATGACACCAACATGGGCAGTGAAGCTATCATAGGAGTTATGGATACTG gaATATGGCCAGAGTCAAAGATATTCAACGATCAAGGCCTTGGACCTATACCTGAGCGTTGGAGAGGAAAATGTGAATCAGGAGAACAGTTTAACGCCACAACTCATTGCAACAACAAGCTAATAGGAGCTAAGTACTACGTAGACGGACTACTGGCCGAGATGGGAGAAACATTCAAAACAATAACAGTCAGAGAATTCAAATCCAACAGGGATGCACTTGGTCACGGCACACATACATCCACAATAGCAGCTGGCTCATTCGTCGCCAACGTGAGCTTCTATGGTCTAGCCCGAG GTATGGTCCGAGGTGGTGCTCCTCGGGCACGCATAGCCTCTTACAAGGTATGTTGGAACGCAATGCAAAAAGACGGAACAGGACCCGATGGAAGCTGCTCAATTGCTGACATGTGGAAGGCTTATGATGATGCTATACACGATGGGGTCGATGTTTTGTCTGTATCTATTTCCGGGGATCTTCCAGAGGACACCGAGGTGGATAAGCTCGATTTTGTCGGGGCCTTTCATGCAGTATCTAAAGGGATTCCGGTCGTGTCTTCGGCTAGTAATGAAGGTCCTAAGGCTCAGACTGTTGCTAATGCTGCTCCTTGGCTCTTGACCGTGGCTGCAACCACTCTTGACCGGTCTTTTCCTACAAAGATCACACTTGGCAATAAACAAACTCTCTTC GGTGAGTCTCTGTTCACTGGACCGGAGATTTCAGCCGGTTTAGCTTACTGGGATTCAGAGAGTGATGATAGTGTTGATGTCAAGGGGAGAATAGTTCTTGTTTTCGATTTCGATACTATCTATCAGGTTGCAAAGAAAGGTGTAGCAGGAGTCATATGTGTCGAACATCCTGATGACATTGTTGATCGATGCCATGCTTTTCCTTGCATTTACACTGATTACGAGCTTGGAACCGACATTTTGCAATACATACGTACCACCAG GTCGCCCACAGCGAGAATCAGTGGAGCTACGACATTAACTGGCCTGCCAGCGACAACAAAGGTTGCTGCATTCTCATCTAGAGGGCCTAACTCGGTATCACCAGCCATACTTAAG CCTGATATAGCAGCTCCTGGTGTGAGCATCCTCGCAGCATTAAGTCCCCTTGATCCTAGTGGACACAATGGATTTGGACTCGCCTCAGGGACATCCATGTCGACTCCGGTTGTTTCTGGTATCATAGCTCTCCTAAAGTCTCTACACCCTGATTGGTCTCCTGCTGCATTTAGATCAGCTTTGGTCACAACAG CTTGGAGGACAAGTCCATCTGGAGAACCCATTTTTGCTGAAGGATCAAACAAGAAGCTCGCTGATCCATTTGACTATGGAGGAGGACTTGTAAACCCTGGAAGAGCCGCATACCCCGGACTTATCTACGATATGGGGATCGAAGATTACATCAACTACATGTGTTCCAAAGGTTACAACGACTCCTCAATCTCTCGTGTCCTCGGTAAAAAGACTAAGTGTCCAACTCCTAAGCCATCAATCCTTGATATCAACTTGCCGTCAATCACAATCCCAAACCTTGAGGAAGAAGTCACACTCACAAGAACTGTAACCAATGTTGGACCCATCAAGTCAGTCTACAAAGCTGTGATCGAGTCTCCTCTCGGTATAACTCTCGACGTCAACCCGACCACACTCGTGTTTAGCTCTGAAGATAAGAAGGTGCTCTCTTTTACGGTGAAAGCTAAAACGAGTCATAAAGTCAACACTGGTTACTTTTTTGGAAGCTTGACATGGACTGATGGTGTTCATGATGTTAAAATCCCTGTCTCTGTTCAGACAAAGATCATGATCAAaccttaa
- the LOC108852957 gene encoding uncharacterized protein LOC108852957, giving the protein MFTTKPILVASLLLIIFVSATHSARQKSGNNGLGFAGVPGSGYAGIPGFGNGFPGTGVGGGYGGGYGGPSGGYGKGGVVRPTVTCKEKGPCNGKKLRCPARCFSSFSRSGKGYGGGGGGGGCTMDCKKKCVAYC; this is encoded by the coding sequence atgtttACAACAAAACCGATCCTTGTAGCTTCCCTTCTCCTCATCATCTTCGTCTCTGCAACTCACTCAGCTCGTCAGAAGAGCGGTAACAATGGTTTAGGATTCGCCGGTGTGCCCGGATCCGGATATGCCGGGATACCCGGGTTTGGAAACGGGTTTCCCGGTACCGGAGTCGGCGGTGGATACGGCGGAGGCTACGGTGGTCCGAGCGGCGGGTACGGGAAAGGAGGTGTAGTGAGGCCGACGGTGACTTGCAAAGAGAAAGGACCTTGTAACGGCAAGAAGCTGAGGTGTCCTGCAAGGTGTTTCAGCTCTTTTAGCCGCTCCGGGAAAGGATACGGcggtggaggtggaggtggtggaTGCACCATGGATTGTAAGAAGAAGTGTGTCGCTTATtgctaa
- the LOC108852952 gene encoding sphingosine kinase 1 isoform X2, which translates to MDTLHPENDRLPSPPLISDRVLINGVITPLTLTADGELQWTESALRKSTTEKEILSFAVEGNKVKLKTLVERRGSICCGGSGGDYARKDFVFEPLYDESRKLWCDKLRQRLDSLGRPKRLLVFVNPFGGKKTARKIFLEEVKPLFDDAHVQLDVQETKYQLHAKEMVRSIDLSKYDGIVCVSGDGVLVEVVNGLLERADWRTALKLPIGMVPAGSGNGMIKSLLDPVGLSCSAASATVSIIRGHRRSLDVATISQGTTKFFSVLMLAWGLVADIDIESEKFRWMGSARFDVYGLQRIICLRQYNGRILFVPAPGFESNGQPASYNVDKESSVSDKTLGYQGPDTNLEDLEWREIKGPFVSVWLHNVPWGAENTLAAPNAKFSDGFLDLIVMKDCPKLALLSLMTKLSDGTHVQSPYVSYLKVKAFVLEPGARIDEEDKEGIIDSDGEVLARGRRSYKCDEKALMSYGKLQITVDQGLATLFSPE; encoded by the exons atgGATACTCTTCACCCGGAGAACGATCGCCTTCCCTCTCCGCCGTTGATCTCAGACCGAGTTCTAATCAACGGCGTCATCACGCCGTTGACTTTAACCGCAGACGGAGAGCTACAATGGACGGAATCCGCTCTTAGGAAATCTACAACGGAGAAAGAGATCCTGAGCTTCGCCGTGGAAGGGAACAAGGTCAAATTGAAGACGTTGGTTGAGAGAAGAGGATCAATCTGCTGCGGAGGAAGCGGTGGAGATTACGCGAGGAAGGATTTCGTGTTCGAGCCTCTCTACGACGAATCTAGAAAGCTGTGGTGCGATAAGCTTCGTCAACGCCTCGACTCTCTC ggtCGGCCTAAGAGGCTGCTTGTGTTTGTGAACCCGTTTGGTGGGAAGAAGACGGCTAGGAAGATATTTTTGGAGGAAGTGAAGCCGTTGTTTGATGATGCTCATGTTCAACTTGATGTTCAAG AAACTAAGTATCAGTTGCATGCAAAGGAGATGGTTAGGTCCATTGATTTGTCAAAATACGACGGTATTGTTTGCGTTAGCGGCGACGGTGTCCTTGTTGAG GTTGTGAATGGACTGCTCGAAAGAGCAGACTGGAGAACTGCCTTGAAGTTGCCTATCGGAATGGTCCCTGCAG GAAGTGGTAATGGCATGATAAAATCACTGCTGGACCCGGTTGGGCTGTCTTGTAGTGCAGCAAGTGCCACTGTTTCCATTATCCGAG GTCATAGACGTTCTTTAGATGTGGCAACTATCTCACAAGGGACTACCAAATTCTTCAGCGTCTTGATGCTAGCTTGGG GATTAGTGGCTGATATAGACATCGAGTCAGAGAAGTTCAGATGGATGGGCAGTGCTCGCTTTGATGTCTAT GGTCTCCAGAGGATAATATGCTTGAGACAGTACAATGGACGAATTCTATTTGTGCCAGCTCCTGGGTTTGAAAGCAATGGGCAACCAGCCAGTTACAACGTTGACAAGGAGTCATCTGTTAGTGATAAGACACTAGGATACCAAGGACCTGATACTAATCTTGAAGATTTGGAATGGAGAGAAATCAAAGGCCCGTTTGTTTCAGTATGGCTTCATAATGTTCCCTGGGGTGCTGAGAACACTTTGGCTGCTCCCAACGCAAAG TTCTCTGATGGCTTCCTGGATTTGATTGTGATGAAAGATTGCCCGAAGCTTGCCTTGTTATCGCTTATGACAAAGTTGAGTGATGGGACACATGTTCAATCACCATATGTCTCGTACCTAAAG GTGAAGGCATTCGTACTGGAGCCAGGAGCTCGGATAGACGAAGAAGACAAGGAAGGAATCATAGATTCAGACGGAGAGGTATTAGCAAGGGGAAGAAGATCATATAAATGTGATGAAAAGGCGTTGATGTCTTATGGCAAGCTTCAAATAACAGTTGATCAAGGTTTAGCAACTCTCTTCTCTCCTGAATAG
- the LOC108852952 gene encoding sphingosine kinase 1 isoform X1 → MDTLHPENDRLPSPPLISDRVLINGVITPLTLTADGELQWTESALRKSTTEKEILSFAVEGNKVKLKTLVERRGSICCGGSGGDYARKDFVFEPLYDESRKLWCDKLRQRLDSLVGRPKRLLVFVNPFGGKKTARKIFLEEVKPLFDDAHVQLDVQETKYQLHAKEMVRSIDLSKYDGIVCVSGDGVLVEVVNGLLERADWRTALKLPIGMVPAGSGNGMIKSLLDPVGLSCSAASATVSIIRGHRRSLDVATISQGTTKFFSVLMLAWGLVADIDIESEKFRWMGSARFDVYGLQRIICLRQYNGRILFVPAPGFESNGQPASYNVDKESSVSDKTLGYQGPDTNLEDLEWREIKGPFVSVWLHNVPWGAENTLAAPNAKFSDGFLDLIVMKDCPKLALLSLMTKLSDGTHVQSPYVSYLKVKAFVLEPGARIDEEDKEGIIDSDGEVLARGRRSYKCDEKALMSYGKLQITVDQGLATLFSPE, encoded by the exons atgGATACTCTTCACCCGGAGAACGATCGCCTTCCCTCTCCGCCGTTGATCTCAGACCGAGTTCTAATCAACGGCGTCATCACGCCGTTGACTTTAACCGCAGACGGAGAGCTACAATGGACGGAATCCGCTCTTAGGAAATCTACAACGGAGAAAGAGATCCTGAGCTTCGCCGTGGAAGGGAACAAGGTCAAATTGAAGACGTTGGTTGAGAGAAGAGGATCAATCTGCTGCGGAGGAAGCGGTGGAGATTACGCGAGGAAGGATTTCGTGTTCGAGCCTCTCTACGACGAATCTAGAAAGCTGTGGTGCGATAAGCTTCGTCAACGCCTCGACTCTCTCGTCG gtCGGCCTAAGAGGCTGCTTGTGTTTGTGAACCCGTTTGGTGGGAAGAAGACGGCTAGGAAGATATTTTTGGAGGAAGTGAAGCCGTTGTTTGATGATGCTCATGTTCAACTTGATGTTCAAG AAACTAAGTATCAGTTGCATGCAAAGGAGATGGTTAGGTCCATTGATTTGTCAAAATACGACGGTATTGTTTGCGTTAGCGGCGACGGTGTCCTTGTTGAG GTTGTGAATGGACTGCTCGAAAGAGCAGACTGGAGAACTGCCTTGAAGTTGCCTATCGGAATGGTCCCTGCAG GAAGTGGTAATGGCATGATAAAATCACTGCTGGACCCGGTTGGGCTGTCTTGTAGTGCAGCAAGTGCCACTGTTTCCATTATCCGAG GTCATAGACGTTCTTTAGATGTGGCAACTATCTCACAAGGGACTACCAAATTCTTCAGCGTCTTGATGCTAGCTTGGG GATTAGTGGCTGATATAGACATCGAGTCAGAGAAGTTCAGATGGATGGGCAGTGCTCGCTTTGATGTCTAT GGTCTCCAGAGGATAATATGCTTGAGACAGTACAATGGACGAATTCTATTTGTGCCAGCTCCTGGGTTTGAAAGCAATGGGCAACCAGCCAGTTACAACGTTGACAAGGAGTCATCTGTTAGTGATAAGACACTAGGATACCAAGGACCTGATACTAATCTTGAAGATTTGGAATGGAGAGAAATCAAAGGCCCGTTTGTTTCAGTATGGCTTCATAATGTTCCCTGGGGTGCTGAGAACACTTTGGCTGCTCCCAACGCAAAG TTCTCTGATGGCTTCCTGGATTTGATTGTGATGAAAGATTGCCCGAAGCTTGCCTTGTTATCGCTTATGACAAAGTTGAGTGATGGGACACATGTTCAATCACCATATGTCTCGTACCTAAAG GTGAAGGCATTCGTACTGGAGCCAGGAGCTCGGATAGACGAAGAAGACAAGGAAGGAATCATAGATTCAGACGGAGAGGTATTAGCAAGGGGAAGAAGATCATATAAATGTGATGAAAAGGCGTTGATGTCTTATGGCAAGCTTCAAATAACAGTTGATCAAGGTTTAGCAACTCTCTTCTCTCCTGAATAG
- the LOC108852952 gene encoding sphingosine kinase 1 isoform X3, whose amino-acid sequence MDTLHPENDRLPSPPLISDRVLINGVITPLTLTADGELQWTESALRKSTTEKEILSFAVEGNKVKLKTLVERRGSICCGGSGGDYARKDFVFEPLYDESRKLWCDKLRQRLDSLVGRPKRLLVFVNPFGGKKTARKIFLEEVKPLFDDAHVQLDVQETKYQLHAKEMVRSIDLSKYDGIVCVSGDGVLVEVVNGLLERADWRTALKLPIGMVPAGSGNGMIKSLLDPVGLSCSAASATVSIIRGHRRSLDVATISQGTTKFFSVLMLAWGLVADIDIESEKFRWMGSARFDVYGLQRIICLRQYNGRILFVPAPGFESNGQPASYNVDKESSVSDKTLGYQGPDTNLEDLEWREIKGPFVSVWLHNVPWGAENTLAAPNAKFSDGFLDLIVMKDCPKLALLSLMTKLSDGTHVQSPYVSYLKVKAFVLEPGARIDEEDKEGIIDSDGEVLARGRRSYKCDEKALMSYGKLQITVDQDEMR is encoded by the exons atgGATACTCTTCACCCGGAGAACGATCGCCTTCCCTCTCCGCCGTTGATCTCAGACCGAGTTCTAATCAACGGCGTCATCACGCCGTTGACTTTAACCGCAGACGGAGAGCTACAATGGACGGAATCCGCTCTTAGGAAATCTACAACGGAGAAAGAGATCCTGAGCTTCGCCGTGGAAGGGAACAAGGTCAAATTGAAGACGTTGGTTGAGAGAAGAGGATCAATCTGCTGCGGAGGAAGCGGTGGAGATTACGCGAGGAAGGATTTCGTGTTCGAGCCTCTCTACGACGAATCTAGAAAGCTGTGGTGCGATAAGCTTCGTCAACGCCTCGACTCTCTCGTCG gtCGGCCTAAGAGGCTGCTTGTGTTTGTGAACCCGTTTGGTGGGAAGAAGACGGCTAGGAAGATATTTTTGGAGGAAGTGAAGCCGTTGTTTGATGATGCTCATGTTCAACTTGATGTTCAAG AAACTAAGTATCAGTTGCATGCAAAGGAGATGGTTAGGTCCATTGATTTGTCAAAATACGACGGTATTGTTTGCGTTAGCGGCGACGGTGTCCTTGTTGAG GTTGTGAATGGACTGCTCGAAAGAGCAGACTGGAGAACTGCCTTGAAGTTGCCTATCGGAATGGTCCCTGCAG GAAGTGGTAATGGCATGATAAAATCACTGCTGGACCCGGTTGGGCTGTCTTGTAGTGCAGCAAGTGCCACTGTTTCCATTATCCGAG GTCATAGACGTTCTTTAGATGTGGCAACTATCTCACAAGGGACTACCAAATTCTTCAGCGTCTTGATGCTAGCTTGGG GATTAGTGGCTGATATAGACATCGAGTCAGAGAAGTTCAGATGGATGGGCAGTGCTCGCTTTGATGTCTAT GGTCTCCAGAGGATAATATGCTTGAGACAGTACAATGGACGAATTCTATTTGTGCCAGCTCCTGGGTTTGAAAGCAATGGGCAACCAGCCAGTTACAACGTTGACAAGGAGTCATCTGTTAGTGATAAGACACTAGGATACCAAGGACCTGATACTAATCTTGAAGATTTGGAATGGAGAGAAATCAAAGGCCCGTTTGTTTCAGTATGGCTTCATAATGTTCCCTGGGGTGCTGAGAACACTTTGGCTGCTCCCAACGCAAAG TTCTCTGATGGCTTCCTGGATTTGATTGTGATGAAAGATTGCCCGAAGCTTGCCTTGTTATCGCTTATGACAAAGTTGAGTGATGGGACACATGTTCAATCACCATATGTCTCGTACCTAAAG GTGAAGGCATTCGTACTGGAGCCAGGAGCTCGGATAGACGAAGAAGACAAGGAAGGAATCATAGATTCAGACGGAGAGGTATTAGCAAGGGGAAGAAGATCATATAAATGTGATGAAAAGGCGTTGATGTCTTATGGCAAGCTTCAAATAACAGTTGATCAAG ATGAGATGAGATGA
- the LOC108852952 gene encoding sphingosine kinase 1 isoform X4: MVPAGSGNGMIKSLLDPVGLSCSAASATVSIIRGHRRSLDVATISQGTTKFFSVLMLAWGLVADIDIESEKFRWMGSARFDVYGLQRIICLRQYNGRILFVPAPGFESNGQPASYNVDKESSVSDKTLGYQGPDTNLEDLEWREIKGPFVSVWLHNVPWGAENTLAAPNAKFSDGFLDLIVMKDCPKLALLSLMTKLSDGTHVQSPYVSYLKVKAFVLEPGARIDEEDKEGIIDSDGEVLARGRRSYKCDEKALMSYGKLQITVDQGLATLFSPE; the protein is encoded by the exons ATGGTCCCTGCAG GAAGTGGTAATGGCATGATAAAATCACTGCTGGACCCGGTTGGGCTGTCTTGTAGTGCAGCAAGTGCCACTGTTTCCATTATCCGAG GTCATAGACGTTCTTTAGATGTGGCAACTATCTCACAAGGGACTACCAAATTCTTCAGCGTCTTGATGCTAGCTTGGG GATTAGTGGCTGATATAGACATCGAGTCAGAGAAGTTCAGATGGATGGGCAGTGCTCGCTTTGATGTCTAT GGTCTCCAGAGGATAATATGCTTGAGACAGTACAATGGACGAATTCTATTTGTGCCAGCTCCTGGGTTTGAAAGCAATGGGCAACCAGCCAGTTACAACGTTGACAAGGAGTCATCTGTTAGTGATAAGACACTAGGATACCAAGGACCTGATACTAATCTTGAAGATTTGGAATGGAGAGAAATCAAAGGCCCGTTTGTTTCAGTATGGCTTCATAATGTTCCCTGGGGTGCTGAGAACACTTTGGCTGCTCCCAACGCAAAG TTCTCTGATGGCTTCCTGGATTTGATTGTGATGAAAGATTGCCCGAAGCTTGCCTTGTTATCGCTTATGACAAAGTTGAGTGATGGGACACATGTTCAATCACCATATGTCTCGTACCTAAAG GTGAAGGCATTCGTACTGGAGCCAGGAGCTCGGATAGACGAAGAAGACAAGGAAGGAATCATAGATTCAGACGGAGAGGTATTAGCAAGGGGAAGAAGATCATATAAATGTGATGAAAAGGCGTTGATGTCTTATGGCAAGCTTCAAATAACAGTTGATCAAGGTTTAGCAACTCTCTTCTCTCCTGAATAG
- the LOC108852953 gene encoding uncharacterized protein LOC108852953: MNIATYHRRSNLMLNPHIDKTIAKSGQASSNNVTFMTRTQGRRRRNMGLCLVRACAGEEESDNQSKPERRSFLSLAEAGLVEISGLGAHEKFLCRLTISSLNLLRVISEQEGCSIEELNAGKICDWFLKDKLKREQNMESAVLQWDDPDFPF, translated from the exons ATGAACATCGCCACCTATCATCGTCGCTCAAATCTCATGTTAAATCCTCACATAGACAAGACTATAGCGAAGAGTGGGCAAGCAAGCTCAAATAATGTTACATTCATGACAAGAacacaaggaagaagaagaagaaatatggGATTGTGTTTAGTAAGAGCATGTGCAGGCGAAGAAGAATCCGACAATCAAAGTAAGCCCGAGAGAAGAAGTTTTTTGAGCTTagcagaagctggtcttgtcgAAATCTCGGGCCTTGGTGCCCACGAGAAGTTTCTCTGTCGACTAACG ATATCGTCATTGAATTTACTAAGAGTGATATCGGAGCAAGAAGGATGTTCAATAGAAGAGTTGAATGCTGGAAAAATATGCGACTGGTTCTTAAAAGATAAGCTGAAGAGAGAGCAGAACATGGAATCCGCCGTTCTTCAATGGGATGATCCtgattttccattttaa
- the LOC108852955 gene encoding uncharacterized protein LOC108852955, with the protein MNIATYHRRSNLMLNPHIDKTIARCTQASSNNVTFMTRTQGRRRNMGLCLVRACAGEEESDNQSKPERRSFLSLAEAGLVEISGLGAHEKFLCRLTISSLNLLRVISEQEGCSIEELNAGKICDWFLKDKLKREQNMESAVLQWDDPDFPF; encoded by the exons ATGAACATCGCCACCTATCATCGTCGCTCAAATCTCATGTTAAATCCTCACATAGACAAGACTATAGCGAGGTGTACGCAAGCAAGCTCAAATAATGTTACATTCATGACAAGAacacaaggaagaagaagaaatatggGATTGTGTTTGGTAAGAGCATGTGCAGGAGAAGAAGAATCCGACAATCAAAGTAAGCCCGAGAGAAGAAGTTTTTTGAGCTTagcagaagctggtcttgtcgAAATCTCCGGCCTTGGTGCACACGAGAAGTTTCTCTGTCGACTAACG ATATCGTCATTGAATTTACTAAGAGTGATATCGGAGCAAGAAGGATGTTCAATAGAAGAGCTGAATGCTGGAAAAATATGCGACTGGTTCTTAAAAGATAAGCTGAAGAGAGAGCAGAACATGGAATCCGCCGTTCTTCAATGGGATGATCCCgattttccattttaa